The proteins below come from a single Cervus elaphus chromosome 4, mCerEla1.1, whole genome shotgun sequence genomic window:
- the LOC122690602 gene encoding keratin, type II cytoskeletal 8-like: MNQNISRLQAEIEGLKGQRASLEAAIADAEQRGEMAVKDAQAKLAELEAALRNAKQDMARQLREYQELMNVKLALDVEIATYRKLLEGEESRLESGMQNMSIHTRTTSGYAGGLTSSYGTPGFNYSLSLGSGGGPSSFSRTSSKAVVVKKIETRDGKLVSESSDVLSK; encoded by the coding sequence ATGAACCAGAACATCAGCCGTCTCCAGGCAGAGATCGAGGGCCTCAAAggccagagggcttccctggaggctgccATCGCTGACGCTGAGCAGCGTGGTGAGATGGCTGTTAAGGATGCTCAGGCCAAGCTGGCTGAGCTGGAGGCCGCTCTGAGGAACGCCAAGCAGGACATGGCACGGCAGCTGCGCGAGTACCAGGAGCTCATGAATGTCAAGCTGGCCCTGGACGTGGAGATTGCCACCTACCGGAAGCTGCTGGAGGGCGAGGAGAGCCGGCTGGAGTCTGGGATGCAGAACATGAGTATCCACACCAGGACCACCAGTGGCTACGCAGGTGGACTGACTTCGTCCTACGGGACCCCTGGCTTCAACTACAGCCTGAGCCTGGGCTCTGGCGGTGGCCCCAGCTCCTTCAGCCGCACCAGTTCCAAGGCTGTGGTTGTGAAGAAGATTGAGACCCGCGATGGGAAGCTGGTGTCTGAGTCCTCTGATGTCCTGTCCAAGTGA